One window of the Acaryochloris sp. CCMEE 5410 genome contains the following:
- a CDS encoding cell wall metabolism sensor histidine kinase WalK yields MQLVWFLAGLGLGLGLLAWSARHFNHQLERIIRTLPSDPYRPTLSPLSRLSRVTLQLQDQLQLNEQELLGWQDILRRAPVGYLQVNSADNLYWINERACDLLKLQSRSWDAWPNRLLLEVVRSIELDQLISQVRSGQQEHQIEWIMHLSERAQEWPLRAYGIPLPEGHVGVFIEDRTEAKNLAEDRDRWTSDVAHELKTPLTSIRLMVETLEPRISWQHRSHIDRLLQEVTRLSDLVKDLLELSRITFNQAQTLKLQPVNVPSLIHKAWLNLEPLAQQRNLSLFYQGVEDCTLNVDKNRLYRVFLNLIDNAIKYSPVDQPIIVQVEVVQSAEEGEQGQRLRIDIIDTGSGFSVESLPHIFKRFYRSDPSRVRGTVPMGNPEAVSLQPLGTSDVIQATSVVLSEQEQASAVAPLGGSGLGLAIAQQIILAHGGTIRARNHPQTGGAWLQIMLPCPQASS; encoded by the coding sequence GTGCAATTAGTATGGTTCCTTGCAGGATTAGGCCTTGGTCTGGGACTGCTTGCTTGGTCTGCTCGTCATTTCAATCACCAACTGGAACGAATCATTCGTACCCTGCCGAGTGATCCCTATCGGCCGACCCTGTCTCCGTTGAGTCGATTATCTCGGGTTACCCTGCAACTTCAAGATCAACTCCAGCTCAATGAACAAGAGCTGTTGGGATGGCAAGATATTCTGCGCCGAGCTCCGGTTGGATATCTGCAGGTCAATAGTGCTGACAATTTGTATTGGATTAACGAACGAGCTTGCGATCTGTTGAAACTGCAAAGTCGTTCTTGGGACGCTTGGCCCAACCGCCTCCTCCTAGAAGTTGTGCGTTCCATTGAGCTGGATCAATTAATTAGTCAGGTTCGCTCAGGTCAGCAAGAGCATCAAATTGAGTGGATCATGCATCTGTCTGAGCGGGCTCAAGAGTGGCCCCTTAGAGCTTATGGTATTCCTTTACCAGAAGGTCATGTAGGTGTGTTTATTGAGGATCGAACTGAAGCTAAGAATTTGGCTGAGGATCGAGATCGCTGGACTTCAGATGTAGCCCATGAACTGAAAACCCCCCTGACGTCCATTCGACTCATGGTGGAAACCCTTGAGCCCCGCATTAGCTGGCAACATCGTTCCCATATTGATCGCTTATTGCAAGAGGTCACCCGCCTCAGCGACTTGGTGAAAGATTTACTGGAACTGAGTCGAATTACGTTCAATCAAGCCCAAACTCTGAAATTACAACCTGTTAATGTCCCCAGTCTGATTCATAAGGCTTGGCTGAATTTGGAACCTTTAGCTCAGCAGCGGAATCTATCTTTGTTTTACCAAGGGGTGGAAGATTGCACTTTAAACGTCGACAAAAATCGACTTTATCGGGTGTTCCTGAATCTGATTGACAATGCCATTAAGTACAGTCCGGTGGATCAGCCCATTATTGTCCAGGTAGAAGTCGTTCAGTCCGCTGAAGAGGGTGAACAGGGACAACGCCTACGTATCGATATTATTGATACGGGGTCAGGTTTTTCGGTAGAGTCTCTGCCTCATATTTTTAAGCGCTTCTATCGTTCTGATCCCTCAAGAGTGAGAGGGACTGTGCCGATGGGAAATCCTGAGGCAGTGAGTTTGCAACCTCTAGGCACGTCAGATGTTATTCAAGCTACTTCTGTTGTCCTCTCAGAACAGGAGCAAGCTTCCGCTGTGGCTCCTTTGGGAGGAAGTGGTTTGGGGCTTGCGATCGCACAGCAAATCATCCTGGCCCACGGAGGCACCATTCGGGCTCGTAACCATCCCCAAACCGGTGGGGCCTGGCTACAAATTATGCTGCCTTGCCCTCAAGCGTCTTCCTAG
- a CDS encoding response regulator transcription factor, with protein sequence MLSADPNARSFEQLPTTMGQILLVEDEENIRETIAPALQSEGYRVITAADGQTALDVIQLFKSRSQQASTLDLIILDIMLPGINGIDLCRFIRREGSTVPVLMLSAKDTEADRVVGLEVGADDYLTKPFGMRELIARCRALLRRQRLNNTDPQGTLLTCREISLHPDECRVMVRDEEVNLSPKEFRILELFMSYPRRVWPREQILEKIWGPDYIGDSKTVDVHIRWLREKIELDPSNPDYLVTIRGFGYRFG encoded by the coding sequence ATGCTATCTGCTGACCCGAATGCGCGTTCGTTTGAGCAACTTCCGACCACAATGGGGCAGATTCTGTTAGTGGAAGATGAAGAAAATATTCGGGAAACGATTGCTCCCGCACTACAAAGTGAGGGATATCGGGTAATCACGGCTGCGGATGGCCAAACAGCCCTGGATGTCATTCAGCTTTTTAAGTCGAGATCGCAACAGGCATCCACTCTGGATCTGATTATTTTAGATATTATGCTGCCCGGCATTAATGGCATTGATCTGTGCCGGTTTATTCGCCGTGAAGGATCAACGGTTCCAGTTCTGATGTTGAGTGCCAAGGATACGGAAGCTGACCGGGTTGTCGGTCTCGAAGTGGGTGCTGACGACTATCTCACGAAGCCCTTTGGCATGCGGGAACTGATCGCTCGCTGTCGGGCTCTCTTAAGACGACAGCGGCTGAATAATACTGACCCTCAAGGCACTCTGCTGACCTGTCGTGAGATCAGTTTGCATCCTGATGAATGTCGGGTCATGGTGCGGGATGAAGAAGTCAATCTATCGCCTAAAGAATTCAGGATTTTAGAATTATTTATGAGCTATCCCCGACGAGTGTGGCCAAGGGAGCAGATTCTCGAAAAGATTTGGGGGCCAGACTATATTGGCGATAGCAAAACGGTCGATGTACATATTCGTTGGCTACGGGAAAAAATAGAACTTGACCCAAGTAATCCCGATTACTTGGTCACCATTAGAGGATTTGGTTATCGATTTGGATAA